In one Chryseobacterium camelliae genomic region, the following are encoded:
- a CDS encoding NAD(P)H-dependent oxidoreductase: MNYLEALSRRYSVKKFNSEIIPQETLHNILESGKLSASSLGLQPYKILVVESEEMKQKLIPAFYNPSQISTCSHLIVIISKKTVDDSYINGYFRHISEVRETPLEKLDLFRTSINQHINQKTQDEIFNWAEKQSYIVLANLMYAAAIENIDTCPMEGFRQDLIEEVLEVNPESEKVTVTLALGYRSEEDHFQHMKKVRKPNEKLFKFI, from the coding sequence ATGAATTATTTAGAGGCTTTAAGCAGAAGGTATTCTGTAAAAAAATTTAACTCCGAAATTATCCCCCAGGAAACATTACACAATATTCTTGAATCGGGAAAATTATCGGCAAGCTCTCTTGGTCTTCAGCCTTATAAAATTTTGGTAGTGGAAAGTGAAGAGATGAAGCAAAAGCTGATTCCCGCATTCTACAATCCTTCCCAAATTTCCACCTGCTCTCATTTAATTGTAATTATTTCAAAAAAAACAGTGGACGACAGCTATATCAATGGATATTTCAGGCATATTTCCGAAGTAAGAGAAACACCTTTGGAAAAATTAGATCTTTTCAGAACCAGCATCAACCAACATATTAATCAAAAAACGCAAGATGAAATTTTCAATTGGGCAGAAAAACAGTCTTATATTGTCCTGGCAAATTTAATGTATGCCGCGGCTATTGAAAATATAGACACTTGCCCTATGGAAGGTTTTCGCCAGGATCTCATAGAAGAAGTTCTTGAAGTAAATCCTGAATCCGAAAAAGTAACCGTTACCCTCGCTTTAGGCTACCGTTCGGAAGAAGACCATTTCCAACACATGAAAAAAGTAAGAAAACCAAACGAAAAATTGTTTAAATTTATTTAA
- the rnhA gene encoding ribonuclease HI, translating into MKIEIYTDGACSGNPGKGGYGILMRVPEKNYQKTFSKGFRKTTNNRMELLAVITALEKLKSSESDIHVYTDSKYVADAVNQNWISGWIKRGWKNVKNPDLWKKFVELYNLHKPKMHWVKGHAGHFENELCDKLAVAAASSDSLEVDTYFEGLESNSLF; encoded by the coding sequence TTGAAAATCGAAATTTACACTGACGGAGCTTGTAGCGGAAATCCCGGAAAAGGCGGATATGGAATCCTTATGCGTGTTCCTGAAAAAAATTATCAGAAAACATTCTCCAAAGGCTTTAGAAAAACCACCAACAACAGAATGGAGCTTCTGGCCGTTATCACTGCTCTGGAAAAATTAAAATCCAGCGAAAGTGATATCCATGTGTACACCGACAGCAAGTATGTAGCTGATGCAGTGAACCAAAACTGGATATCGGGATGGATAAAAAGAGGCTGGAAAAACGTAAAAAATCCGGATCTGTGGAAGAAATTCGTCGAACTTTATAATCTTCATAAACCCAAAATGCATTGGGTAAAAGGTCACGCCGGTCATTTTGAGAATGAACTCTGTGATAAACTTGCTGTTGCGGCTGCCAGTTCCGATTCTTTAGAAGTTGACACCTATTTTGAAGGTCTTGAAAGCAATTCTCTCTTTTGA
- the nadB gene encoding L-aspartate oxidase: protein MIKADVLVIGSGISGLSYAIKVSEQFPDTKIIIVTKSDEDESNTKYAQGGLAVVTDFQKDNFEKHIEDTMRAGDGENKRDVVEMVVTEAPKRFNEIVEWGANFDMKNGKFALGREGGHTENRIVHHKDITGFEIERALLETANKSENIEILDHHYVIDIITQHHVPGKELNEGDIHCYGAYILDEKSKQIKKITSKITLVATGGAGHVYKNTTNPTIATGDGIAFVARAKGKVSNMQYYQFHPTALYSKMDGMLFLISEAVRGDGAKLRTKRGEKFMHKYDEREELASRDIVARAIDAEMKITGDEYVGLDCKEMNHEKFLEHFPNIYKKCKDEGIDPFTQLIPVVPACHYLMGGIEIDRDGQSSIRNLFAVGECTNSGLHGANRLASNSLLEGLVFGHSAAMKTVELLHENNFNFDDLKSVPEWDEEGMKIMDEMVIISYLRKQLQEMMSDLVGIVRSNRRLNMALQKHQEIAAAVDEIYHYSILSPQLSELRNLTTVAHLIITQSMEMTENKGAFYNKDLV from the coding sequence ATGATAAAAGCGGATGTATTAGTAATTGGTTCCGGTATTTCGGGACTTTCGTATGCCATCAAGGTTTCTGAGCAATTTCCTGACACCAAAATAATTATCGTAACAAAATCTGACGAGGACGAAAGCAACACCAAATATGCTCAGGGCGGTCTTGCCGTAGTTACAGATTTTCAAAAAGATAATTTTGAAAAACACATTGAAGATACGATGCGGGCGGGAGATGGCGAAAACAAACGCGATGTCGTGGAAATGGTAGTTACCGAAGCTCCAAAAAGATTCAATGAAATTGTAGAATGGGGTGCCAACTTCGATATGAAAAACGGAAAGTTCGCTCTGGGAAGAGAAGGAGGTCATACTGAAAACCGAATTGTACACCATAAAGACATCACCGGCTTTGAGATCGAAAGAGCTCTTTTGGAAACTGCCAATAAAAGTGAAAATATAGAAATTCTTGATCATCATTATGTTATTGATATTATCACCCAGCACCATGTTCCCGGAAAAGAACTGAACGAAGGTGATATTCATTGTTATGGAGCTTATATTCTGGATGAAAAATCCAAGCAGATTAAAAAAATCACTTCAAAAATAACATTGGTGGCAACCGGAGGAGCCGGACATGTTTATAAAAACACCACCAATCCTACGATCGCAACCGGAGATGGAATCGCTTTTGTAGCAAGAGCCAAAGGAAAAGTTTCCAATATGCAATATTATCAGTTTCATCCGACTGCATTATATAGCAAAATGGACGGAATGTTGTTTTTAATTTCTGAAGCCGTACGCGGAGACGGAGCGAAATTACGAACAAAAAGAGGGGAAAAATTCATGCACAAATATGATGAGCGTGAAGAATTAGCTTCAAGAGATATCGTCGCAAGAGCTATTGATGCCGAGATGAAAATTACGGGTGACGAATATGTAGGTTTGGACTGCAAAGAAATGAATCATGAAAAATTCTTAGAACATTTCCCCAATATTTATAAAAAATGCAAGGATGAAGGAATTGATCCTTTCACCCAATTGATCCCAGTCGTTCCGGCTTGTCATTATCTCATGGGAGGAATTGAGATCGACAGAGACGGACAGTCTTCCATCCGAAATCTTTTTGCCGTTGGAGAATGTACCAATTCAGGACTTCATGGTGCCAACAGACTGGCATCCAATTCTTTATTGGAAGGTTTGGTTTTCGGACACAGCGCAGCGATGAAGACGGTTGAATTATTGCATGAAAATAATTTTAACTTTGACGACCTGAAATCCGTTCCTGAATGGGACGAGGAAGGCATGAAGATTATGGATGAAATGGTCATTATTTCCTATTTAAGAAAACAGCTTCAGGAAATGATGAGTGATCTTGTAGGGATTGTAAGAAGCAACCGACGCTTAAATATGGCACTGCAAAAACATCAGGAAATTGCCGCAGCAGTCGATGAAATCTACCACTACTCTATTCTTTCGCCGCAATTATCGGAATTAAGAAATTTAACAACCGTTGCTCACCTCATCATTACCCAATCTATGGAAATGACAGAAAATAAAGGAGCATTTTATAATAAAGATTTGGTTTAA
- a CDS encoding lectin-like domain-containing protein: MNKTLLSYLSIILLCISGNLLSQTYQLTGNPVNTAGWSLVSPAVINTDFVQLTSDTNNQSGSIRLNEPINLKYCDKWRVEFDFRMDSNQTYNGDGIAFWYLANPPVTSVLGSGIGVSQNAVGLIVAFDTFNNSTGSSGMSKVHVAYGLVQNTTDTNNVEFFNTPGSSFHSADLNATQPFQGTTYKHVEVSGQIDPAAPANWIIKITLDGTVICNQSFAPSGAAAAMTQGYFGFSASTGGARSRHSIKNAKIYMDKVALNKTTVTDTFCPNPTTGYASVNLTSYNNQFVTNPANYTFSYVVGGVPVTNPTNYQFNANTTVNVIVRDNSAILCDNPDGKIQLTLSPFTANNVTLSECNNNNATTATFNLNSAAVTGVPGVVKKYYRTLADLTAGVNEITTPNAYVSAPGKVYVKVTTPQGCTGNAEITLSFLPLPVSNDASLQSCFIEENPATALFNLEAANVSTEAGITKKYYITLTDALNETNPITNPSVYISGNAEVYVRIKGQNSCYIIKKIRLTVISPVTSSVLKDKTICIDDKTTLDAGPGFASYEWSTGETSQAIQNVAVGIYWVKLKTGNCITKQIVRVNAAADPVITSLDIINNTITVNVSGGRAPYQYSLDGIKWQDSNIFTGLPRGENKIFVKDFYNCEPIQIQVTVPNLINAITPNGDNVNDFIDYSALAYKKNLSFVVYDRYGNKKFEADKIRNYKWDGTSGGKKLTTGTYWFTISWNENDKNNTQTKYSGWVLVKNRE, encoded by the coding sequence ATGAATAAAACTTTATTATCTTATTTATCGATAATCTTATTGTGTATTTCTGGGAACCTCCTCTCCCAGACGTATCAGCTTACGGGAAACCCGGTAAATACAGCAGGCTGGTCCTTGGTTTCTCCTGCAGTGATAAATACTGATTTTGTCCAGCTTACATCCGATACTAATAATCAGTCTGGTTCTATTCGACTAAATGAACCCATCAATTTAAAATATTGTGACAAATGGAGAGTAGAATTTGACTTCAGAATGGATTCGAACCAAACGTACAACGGAGATGGTATTGCGTTCTGGTATCTGGCAAATCCTCCTGTTACCAGTGTATTAGGCTCAGGAATCGGGGTTTCTCAAAATGCAGTAGGTCTTATTGTAGCTTTTGATACTTTTAATAATTCTACAGGCAGTTCAGGAATGAGCAAAGTGCATGTTGCCTATGGTTTGGTACAAAATACAACAGATACCAATAATGTTGAGTTTTTCAATACTCCCGGAAGTTCGTTTCACTCGGCAGATCTTAATGCGACTCAGCCATTTCAGGGAACAACATATAAACATGTAGAAGTAAGCGGCCAAATCGATCCCGCTGCTCCAGCCAACTGGATTATAAAAATCACTCTTGATGGCACTGTAATCTGCAATCAGTCTTTTGCTCCTTCCGGTGCAGCAGCTGCAATGACTCAGGGTTATTTTGGATTTTCGGCTTCTACCGGAGGTGCGAGATCAAGACATTCCATTAAAAACGCAAAAATTTACATGGACAAAGTTGCGCTGAACAAAACTACGGTTACAGATACTTTTTGTCCAAACCCGACCACCGGTTATGCGTCAGTAAATTTAACCTCTTACAACAATCAGTTTGTAACTAATCCGGCTAACTATACTTTCAGCTATGTAGTAGGTGGAGTCCCTGTTACCAATCCGACAAATTATCAGTTCAACGCCAATACCACCGTAAATGTAATCGTAAGAGACAATTCGGCAATTTTATGTGACAACCCAGATGGAAAAATACAGCTTACACTATCTCCATTTACGGCAAACAATGTCACGCTGAGTGAGTGTAATAACAATAATGCAACAACAGCAACCTTCAATTTAAACAGTGCTGCCGTAACAGGTGTACCCGGTGTCGTAAAAAAATATTACAGAACGTTAGCAGATTTAACGGCAGGTGTCAACGAAATCACGACTCCGAATGCCTATGTTTCAGCTCCGGGAAAAGTATATGTAAAGGTTACCACTCCGCAAGGCTGTACAGGAAATGCGGAAATTACCTTAAGCTTCCTTCCTTTGCCGGTTTCTAATGATGCTTCATTGCAATCTTGCTTCATTGAAGAAAACCCGGCTACGGCTTTATTCAATTTAGAAGCTGCAAATGTTTCAACCGAAGCAGGAATCACAAAAAAATACTATATCACATTAACTGATGCTTTGAACGAAACCAATCCAATTACCAATCCATCAGTTTATATATCTGGAAATGCAGAAGTATATGTAAGAATTAAAGGGCAAAACTCTTGCTATATCATCAAGAAAATAAGATTAACTGTAATATCGCCAGTAACATCCTCTGTTCTTAAAGACAAAACAATCTGCATTGATGACAAAACAACATTGGATGCAGGCCCGGGATTTGCAAGTTACGAATGGAGCACAGGTGAAACTTCTCAAGCTATTCAAAATGTTGCAGTAGGAATCTACTGGGTAAAACTAAAAACCGGAAATTGTATTACTAAACAAATTGTAAGAGTAAATGCGGCTGCGGACCCAGTAATTACAAGTTTAGACATTATCAACAATACGATCACTGTAAATGTTTCAGGAGGACGTGCTCCTTATCAATATTCTTTAGACGGAATTAAATGGCAGGATTCTAATATATTTACAGGACTTCCAAGAGGAGAAAACAAAATCTTTGTAAAAGACTTCTACAATTGTGAACCTATACAAATACAGGTAACTGTTCCGAATTTAATTAATGCAATTACTCCAAACGGAGATAATGTTAATGATTTTATAGATTATAGTGCTTTAGCTTATAAAAAGAATTTAAGCTTTGTAGTATATGACAGATACGGCAACAAAAAATTTGAAGCCGATAAAATAAGAAACTATAAGTGGGACGGAACTTCAGGTGGTAAAAAACTTACCACAGGAACCTACTGGTTTACCATCTCTTGGAATGAAAATGATAAAAACAATACTCAAACAAAGTATAGTGGATGGGTATTGGTAAAAAATAGAGAATAA
- a CDS encoding T9SS type B sorting domain-containing protein, whose amino-acid sequence MKKILLLGCLALLSIIPQKVSAQTYQLTGNPVNTTGWTMVSPTVVNTDFIQLTPDLNNQSGSIRLNEPINLKYCDKWRVEFDFRIDSPQSYNGDGIAFWYLANPPVASVLGSGIGVSQNAVGFIVGFDTYNNTTTAQMSKIHVAYGQVANTTDSNNVEYFNTPGSSFHSADLNPTQNFRGPTYKHVEVTGEVDPAAPANWIVKITLDGVLICNQSFAPSGAAAAMTVGYFGFSASTGGARSRHSIKNVKVYVDKIPLIATTITKTICPDSTGTSTIDLTSLNSQFTATPASYTFAYYVTGSGTPIADPTHFQYNATTSISVVIKDPTSVLCDNNDAKITLNVAPTVSVNDATLRSCFLEENTATGLFNLTTAAITTTSDVTKKYYPSLTDAQNGTNEILNPDHYIAPNGVVYVTVSNIYECSEIAKITLEVFPPNFSKVLKNKIICIEDKTTLDAGPDFDGYQWSTGETTQSISGVTVGTYWVKLKTGECWTKQTVKVFPSEQPVVSSIDITYNTITIYATGGTAPYKYSTDNINWQDSNVFNNVPRGDNTVYVKDAYDCEPIVIDIVVPNLINVITPNGDGVNDIIDYSALANKQNLVFSVFDRYGVKIHQGDKSNNYKWDGTALGRRVPTGSYWYSVTWNENDKKSTPFKYSGWVLVKNRE is encoded by the coding sequence ATGAAAAAAATTCTACTTTTAGGCTGTTTAGCCTTGCTTTCAATAATTCCACAGAAAGTATCGGCACAAACTTACCAACTTACCGGAAACCCTGTAAACACAACAGGATGGACCATGGTATCTCCTACCGTAGTCAATACAGATTTCATTCAGCTTACACCTGATCTCAACAATCAATCCGGGTCTATCCGCTTAAACGAACCCATTAACTTAAAATACTGCGACAAATGGAGAGTGGAGTTCGATTTCAGAATAGATTCGCCCCAAAGTTATAACGGAGACGGTATTGCATTCTGGTATCTGGCAAATCCTCCCGTAGCAAGTGTATTAGGTTCCGGAATCGGAGTTTCGCAAAACGCAGTAGGGTTCATTGTTGGGTTTGATACTTACAACAATACAACCACTGCTCAAATGAGTAAGATACACGTAGCTTACGGACAGGTTGCCAATACAACAGACAGTAACAACGTTGAATATTTTAATACTCCGGGAAGTTCTTTTCATTCGGCCGATCTCAATCCGACACAAAATTTCAGAGGACCAACCTATAAACATGTTGAAGTGACAGGAGAAGTAGATCCTGCCGCTCCGGCCAACTGGATTGTAAAAATAACTCTCGATGGAGTTCTGATCTGTAACCAATCTTTTGCTCCTTCAGGTGCAGCAGCAGCAATGACTGTAGGATATTTTGGGTTTTCAGCTTCAACCGGAGGCGCAAGATCCAGGCATTCTATTAAAAATGTAAAAGTATATGTAGATAAGATTCCGTTAATCGCAACTACCATTACCAAAACTATTTGTCCGGATTCTACTGGGACTTCAACTATTGATTTAACATCATTGAATTCACAGTTTACAGCGACCCCGGCTAGCTACACTTTCGCATACTATGTTACCGGAAGCGGAACTCCAATTGCTGATCCTACCCATTTTCAATATAATGCAACGACAAGTATTTCTGTTGTGATAAAGGATCCGACCTCTGTATTATGCGATAATAACGATGCGAAAATCACCTTAAACGTTGCACCTACTGTGAGTGTAAACGATGCTACCTTAAGATCTTGCTTCCTCGAGGAAAATACCGCAACAGGGCTTTTCAACTTGACCACAGCAGCAATAACCACAACATCAGATGTTACTAAAAAATATTATCCTTCATTAACTGATGCACAAAACGGAACTAACGAAATTTTAAATCCGGATCACTATATTGCACCGAACGGCGTGGTATATGTAACGGTAAGTAATATCTACGAATGTTCTGAAATTGCAAAGATCACTCTTGAGGTATTTCCGCCTAATTTTTCAAAAGTTTTAAAAAACAAAATCATTTGCATCGAAGATAAAACAACATTAGATGCAGGTCCTGATTTTGATGGGTATCAGTGGAGCACTGGTGAGACAACACAATCTATATCGGGCGTAACAGTGGGAACATACTGGGTAAAGTTAAAAACAGGTGAATGCTGGACAAAACAAACGGTAAAAGTATTCCCTTCAGAGCAACCTGTCGTTTCCAGTATTGACATTACCTACAACACCATTACCATCTATGCGACGGGAGGAACAGCTCCTTACAAATATTCTACAGATAATATCAACTGGCAGGATTCAAATGTTTTCAATAATGTACCAAGAGGTGACAATACTGTCTATGTAAAAGATGCTTATGATTGTGAACCGATCGTAATAGATATTGTAGTTCCTAATCTGATCAATGTAATTACACCAAACGGAGACGGAGTAAACGATATTATTGATTATTCTGCACTAGCAAACAAGCAGAACCTTGTGTTCAGTGTATTCGACAGATACGGAGTAAAAATTCATCAGGGAGACAAATCCAACAACTACAAATGGGACGGAACAGCCCTCGGAAGAAGAGTTCCGACGGGAAGCTACTGGTATTCTGTAACATGGAATGAAAACGACAAGAAAAGTACACCTTTCAAATATTCCGGATGGGTGCTTGTAAAAAATAGAGAATAA